In a genomic window of Wyeomyia smithii strain HCP4-BCI-WySm-NY-G18 chromosome 1, ASM2978416v1, whole genome shotgun sequence:
- the LOC129718425 gene encoding uncharacterized protein LOC129718425 has protein sequence MHKHQKFNTMIAAIQQKFHIIRVKEALKKVIRKCQHCMNERAKPYAPRMAAFHENRVQPYNKPFTYTGVDYFGPYTVSIGRRTERRWEVLFTCMTTRAVFLELANNLSTDAFMICLNMLQNERGAVKHLYSDNGTNFVGAENEIKTLHHRLSGQGIEWHFIPPASPHFGGAWERLVKEVKTLLPSHTMPEHVLRGLLVETESIINNRPLTNISLDKDDDEPITPNHFLIGCNGNSALSLNDKSPHEATKQHWKRIQLYSKQLWDRWVKEYLPLLGDRTKWISEAKPLQLDDVVVMTDENQKGNFKKGVVIKLHTAKDGQVRSAIVRTSEGEYTRPAVELAALDVRRPSNDANKQETNFVGCLQDNTFFFYSRLFSVGLVPPLLWPITDAQGGDSTPRTLTHDPFINGPAPTALLPHAMEGVIPEIFRLRKSPGVG, from the coding sequence ATGCATAAACATCAAAAATTCAATACGATGATTGCAGCTATCCAACAAAAATTTCACATTATTAGAGTGAAAGAAGCGTTGAAAAAGGTGATTAGGAAATGCCAACACTGCATGAATGAAAGAGCTAAACCATATGCTCCACGAATGGCAGCGTTTCATGAAAATAGAGTACAGCCCTACAATAAACCCTTTACATACACCGGAGTTGATTACTTCGGTCCCTATACTGTCTCAATAGGGAGACGGACGGAGAGAAGATGGGAGGTATTATTCACTTGTATGACTACAAGAGCTGTATTCCTAGAGCTTGCAAATAATTTAAGCACTGATGCTTTTATGATTTGCTTAAACATGTTGCAAAATGAACGAGGTGCCGTGAAACATTTGTATAGCGATAACGGTACGAATTTTGTCGGAGctgaaaatgaaattaaaacttTGCACCATCGATTGTCCGGGCAAGGTATAGAATGGCACTTTATTCCACCTGCATCACCTCATTTTGGGGGAGCATGGGAGCGATTAGTTAAAGAGGTAAAAACATTACTACCTTCACACACTATGCCTGAGCATGTTTTAAGAGGGTTGTTAGTTGAAACAGAAAGTATCATCAACAACAGGCCTCTCACAAATATTTCGCTTGATAAAGACGATGACGAACCCATAACACCCAACCACTTTCTGATTGGATGCAATGGAAATTCAGCATTATCTTTGAATGATAAGAGTCCACATGAGGCAACGAAGCAACATTGGAAGAGAATTCAACTCTATTCTAAGCAGTTATGGGATAGATGGGTAAAAGAATATTTACCATTGCTTGGCGACAGAACCAAATGGATAAGTGAAGCAAAACCACTTCAACTTGATGATGTTGTTGTTATGACTGATGAAAATCAGAAGGGCAATTTTAAGAAGGGTGTCGTAATAAAGCTTCATACAGCCAAAGATGGACAAGTGCGTTCAGCTATAGTGAGAACATCTGAAGGCGAATATACCAGACCGGCTGTAGAATTAGCCGCTTTAGATGTCAGGCGGCCGTCGAACGACGCAAATAAACAAGAAACTAATTTTGTCGGATGCTTACAagacaatacattttttttttattctcgcttattttccgtcggtctagttccgccactgttgtggccaatcaccgacgcccagggaggcgactccacacccaggaccctaactcacgacccgtttattaacggaccggcgccaacggctttacttcctcatgcgatggaaggcgtgatcccagagatttttcgcctcagaaaatctcccggtgtcggctag
- the LOC129718426 gene encoding protein YIPF7 encodes MAQYNEKQFWANQSNTNSYDGFGEQSQSFDFQSFDQNSSFFPPSAYPSTQQGSGFGQPTIFMPDMSVSAGSQEYGGSGDGVPTGEPNDIDEPPLLDELEIYPQRILEKSLSVLNPFHAQGMIDSPEYFFKETDLAGPIAFCLTLAACLFVTGSKAQFGYIYGLCVISVVVMYVLITLMCNSSENYVTITAVASILGYSILPIVWLSILGIFFSLNTTIGISLAACAIFLSTMSCSRIFCIMTGDLHQRYLLAYPCALVYIIFTLLVLF; translated from the exons ATGGCACAatacaatgaaaaacaattcTGGGCTAATCAAAGCAATACAAATTCGTATGATGGGTTTGGTGAACAATCTCAATCATTCG ACTTTCAATCATTCGATCAAAACTCTAGCTTTTTTCCTCCTAGCGCCTATCCCTCTACTCAGCAAGGTTCAGGCTTCGGACAACCAACCATCTTTATGCCAGATATGTCGGTATCAGCTGGGTCTCAAGAATACGGTGGATCTGGAGATGGTGTACCTACCGGTGAACCAAACGATATTGATGAACCGCCACTATTGGATGAATTGGAAATTTACCCTCAAAGAATACTAGAAAAATCACTTTCTGTGCTCAATCCATTTCATGCTCAAGGAATGATAGACAGTccagaatatttttttaaagaaacagaCCTAGCTGGTCCAATTGCATTTTGCCTCACGTTAGCCGCATGTTTATTTGTAACCGGTAGCAAAGCGCAGTTTGGTTACATATATGGTCTGTGCGTAATATCGGTAGTAGTTATGTACGTTTTAATTACTTTGATGTGCAACTCATCGGAGAACTATGTAACAATAACCGCTGTTGCAAGTATTTTGGGATATAGTATTTTACCCATTGTTTGGTTATCGATTCTCGgaattttcttttcactgaatacaaCAATCGGCATATCGCTAGCAGCATGCGCAATTTTTCTTTCTACAATGAGTTGCAGTCGCATATTTTGCATCATGACCGGAGATTTACATCAACGTTACCTGCTCGCCTATCCATGTGCATTGGTATACATTATATTTACGCTACTTGTTCTTTTCTAA